One window from the genome of bacterium encodes:
- a CDS encoding PQQ-binding-like beta-propeller repeat protein: protein MKNKDRLILLVAFLFLSISAPGCRRDKDARIREIVFTRCGLGVSISRKISLQKVTIASDNPKQSVEIPFVDSRMDALLLNFAWKENRDYTLSISHGGGTLEKKIRAPLSPSAFLLWESPLGKAEGLTKSAGEESKYAQINDWSKVIYEEIAVSSDGMIGVASFDRTIRLWDRYGKTILNFHIPAGVGRAIAFSGDNRYLLAGEAGPDGKLYCFETSSGRLCWSYSTARELGTTKESYYSYQPNVKYLAVRRNTLFVSAQRGWKDTLKTEHGTEFFYPRKSVVYAFDIPSGRKLWQFPAANKDATTNLIDTAVLKLAVDEEGKTIVFSGWGGSADGKIVQQYSENSLYILDAHTGHLLFSWDLTPLGHYGFYTTSVGSSLDLSPNGRFLACTSNDGRLFLYDHQAGLKARKPVLIYEKALSAPIEISGIPLYASGGTVVALNDGSIIAKIGTTYIAPASGQRGRPPQVAHPQENTLYKLDPQGTPCWIWRGGGGMETLRLSAEGRYLIVGMIHDYVNQSRQNAGIYCFDLTGTNRSAEKQVWFYSVEGITLTCDISPDAQYIGAVEGPIDIDPRPEFRQIAGRHRTLLIN from the coding sequence ATGAAAAACAAAGATCGATTGATCCTCCTTGTGGCTTTCCTTTTCCTGAGTATTTCTGCCCCTGGATGCAGGAGGGACAAAGATGCCAGGATCAGGGAGATAGTATTTACTCGATGCGGTTTGGGAGTGAGTATCTCTCGAAAGATAAGCCTTCAAAAGGTAACTATTGCCTCGGACAACCCGAAGCAGAGTGTCGAGATTCCTTTTGTCGATTCCAGGATGGATGCCCTCCTGTTGAATTTCGCCTGGAAGGAAAACAGGGACTATACTCTCAGTATCAGCCATGGGGGAGGAACCCTTGAGAAGAAGATCCGTGCGCCTCTGTCTCCCTCTGCTTTTCTTCTCTGGGAGAGCCCCCTGGGCAAGGCCGAGGGATTGACCAAATCTGCTGGGGAGGAGTCGAAATATGCTCAAATCAATGACTGGAGCAAGGTGATCTATGAGGAGATAGCCGTATCTTCCGATGGGATGATCGGTGTAGCCAGTTTTGATCGAACCATTCGATTATGGGACAGGTATGGGAAAACGATACTGAACTTCCATATCCCTGCCGGTGTGGGCAGAGCCATAGCTTTTTCCGGGGACAACCGGTACCTTTTGGCAGGAGAGGCCGGACCGGATGGAAAGCTTTACTGTTTTGAAACTTCAAGCGGCAGATTATGCTGGAGTTACAGCACAGCCCGGGAACTGGGCACCACGAAAGAAAGTTACTATTCATATCAGCCCAATGTCAAATACCTGGCTGTCAGGCGGAATACGCTTTTTGTCTCTGCACAGCGAGGATGGAAAGATACCCTCAAAACCGAGCACGGCACCGAATTTTTCTATCCCAGAAAATCGGTTGTGTATGCCTTTGATATTCCAAGTGGCAGAAAGTTGTGGCAGTTTCCGGCTGCAAACAAGGATGCCACGACCAACCTTATAGACACCGCTGTGTTGAAGCTGGCTGTTGATGAAGAAGGAAAGACGATAGTTTTTTCCGGTTGGGGGGGATCGGCTGACGGCAAAATTGTTCAGCAGTATTCGGAAAATTCCCTGTATATTCTCGATGCTCACACCGGCCACCTTCTTTTTTCCTGGGATCTTACGCCCCTTGGTCACTACGGTTTTTACACCACCTCGGTCGGAAGCAGCCTCGATCTTTCTCCCAACGGAAGATTTTTGGCCTGTACCTCCAATGACGGCAGACTGTTCCTCTATGACCATCAGGCCGGACTCAAGGCAAGAAAACCTGTCCTGATCTATGAAAAAGCGCTTTCCGCTCCCATCGAGATAAGCGGGATTCCTCTCTACGCTTCCGGAGGTACGGTAGTGGCGCTCAATGATGGGAGTATCATCGCCAAGATAGGAACGACCTATATAGCGCCTGCATCCGGGCAAAGGGGCAGACCCCCACAGGTAGCTCACCCCCAGGAAAATACCCTTTATAAGCTCGATCCCCAGGGGACCCCCTGCTGGATCTGGCGAGGAGGGGGAGGAATGGAGACGCTGCGCCTGAGCGCCGAAGGCAGGTATCTGATAGTGGGCATGATCCATGACTATGTGAATCAAAGCAGGCAAAATGCCGGTATCTACTGCTTTGACCTGACCGGGACCAATAGGAGTGCGGAAAAGCAGGTCTGGTTTTACTCTGTGGAAGGGATAACGCTGACCTGTGACATCTCTCCTGATGCCCAATATATTGGTGCTGTTGAAGGGCCAATCGATATTGATCCCAGACCTGAATTCAGACAAATAGCAGGACGGCATCGAACTCTTTTGATCAATTAA
- a CDS encoding ABC transporter permease — protein MDAVTIFLRELAVFKRTIIKFMSSNLVSPLLYLTAFGWGLGHGMKMGGVTYLEFIIPGIVSLTSMGASFNGIATNLNISRIYFKTYEEVQIAPVHPLSVALGYIFTGAFRGLLASFLVLVVSFFFKVKLHLNLWFFLALFLTCFIFSGLGVFAAMIIETHEDLSNFSRFVIMPMTFLCGTFFTTDNLPSGVNAIIRILPLTHSSKLMRMSILKGEYSLFSFGVLMTYALIFFILAVVSIKKKGS, from the coding sequence TTGGATGCTGTTACCATTTTTTTGCGAGAGCTGGCTGTTTTTAAAAGGACTATTATCAAATTTATGAGCTCCAACCTGGTCAGCCCGCTGCTCTATCTGACCGCCTTTGGCTGGGGACTGGGGCACGGCATGAAAATGGGCGGAGTTACCTATCTTGAATTTATCATCCCCGGTATCGTCTCTCTGACCTCTATGGGAGCAAGCTTTAACGGCATTGCCACCAATCTCAATATAAGCCGTATCTATTTTAAGACCTATGAGGAAGTACAAATTGCTCCCGTACATCCCCTATCCGTTGCTCTGGGGTATATTTTTACCGGTGCCTTCCGGGGATTATTGGCCTCTTTTCTTGTCCTGGTGGTTTCCTTTTTTTTCAAGGTCAAGCTCCATCTGAATCTTTGGTTTTTCCTTGCACTTTTCCTTACCTGTTTTATTTTCTCGGGGTTAGGGGTGTTTGCAGCCATGATCATCGAGACCCATGAGGATTTATCCAATTTTTCCAGATTTGTCATTATGCCTATGACCTTTTTGTGCGGGACCTTCTTCACCACCGACAATCTCCCATCCGGAGTTAACGCAATTATCCGCATCCTTCCCCTGACCCACTCCTCAAAACTGATGCGCATGTCCATTTTAAAGGGGGAATATTCCCTGTTCTCATTTGGAGTTCTTATGACTTATGCCCTGATTTTCTTCATTTTGGCTGTTGTGTCTATCAAAAAAAAGGGAAGTTAG
- a CDS encoding energy-coupling factor transporter ATPase, which yields MIAACELTFTYSGRNLPSLIGINFTIKKGEFVLLTGPTGCGKSTLLRTLNGLIPHESGGCMEGSVNVCGLDTKKSSMRELTRTVGMVFQSPEDQLFSTLVEDEIAFGPENLCLSKEEIETRIKCSLAMVNMHSLRKRTTSTLSGGEKQRIAIASVLAMQPQILVLDEPLSQLDPQGAREILSVLRTLNKNGMTIIIVEHRLPEVIHLVSRVMVMKEGKILLDRPREEAVRQTALFDELGLIPPLSQRLTLADLPGKLSARYARQQDDSVSVAAEGLWFRYSKKSDYSLKGVSVKIRRGEMVAIVGNNGAGKSTLLLHLAAILKPEKGKVMVSGNGHYRPDPYGLAGKVGTMFQNPDLLLFSSTVRQEVEFGPKALSFPPELMNQVVSDILKSLNITHLVEDIPQGLSKGQRLRVAAASILSLRPELVLLDEPTCGQDRVHIQGLMGYLRELADTGISTVFITHHLETAVEYADRILVMNEGRILSEIRPSDEYKKLQTGMFN from the coding sequence GTGATTGCGGCCTGTGAACTTACCTTTACCTATTCAGGGAGAAACCTTCCCAGTCTTATAGGGATCAACTTCACCATAAAAAAGGGAGAGTTTGTTCTCCTGACCGGCCCTACGGGATGCGGTAAAAGCACCTTGCTCAGGACACTGAATGGTCTTATTCCCCACGAGTCCGGCGGCTGCATGGAGGGAAGCGTAAATGTCTGCGGACTGGATACAAAAAAAAGTTCCATGAGAGAGTTGACCCGGACAGTGGGTATGGTCTTTCAAAGCCCTGAAGATCAGCTCTTCTCCACCCTGGTTGAGGATGAGATCGCCTTTGGGCCGGAAAACTTGTGCCTGAGTAAAGAAGAGATTGAAACCAGGATCAAATGTTCCCTGGCTATGGTAAACATGCACTCCTTAAGAAAGCGGACTACTTCAACGCTCTCCGGCGGGGAAAAACAGAGAATAGCCATTGCCTCAGTCCTGGCCATGCAGCCGCAGATTCTGGTCCTGGATGAACCCTTAAGTCAGTTAGACCCACAGGGCGCCAGGGAAATATTGTCGGTGCTGAGGACCTTAAATAAGAATGGAATGACCATTATAATAGTTGAACATCGTCTCCCGGAGGTTATTCATCTGGTAAGCCGGGTCATGGTAATGAAAGAGGGGAAAATTCTCCTGGACCGGCCCAGGGAGGAGGCTGTCAGACAAACCGCACTCTTTGATGAACTTGGGCTCATCCCTCCCTTGTCTCAAAGGCTGACCCTGGCTGATCTTCCAGGGAAGCTTTCAGCTCGATATGCTCGTCAACAGGACGACTCCGTGTCTGTTGCTGCCGAGGGTCTTTGGTTTCGCTACTCGAAAAAGTCCGACTACAGTTTGAAGGGTGTCTCGGTGAAAATCCGGCGGGGAGAAATGGTAGCTATTGTCGGCAACAACGGTGCCGGTAAATCGACCCTTCTCCTTCACCTGGCTGCTATTCTCAAGCCTGAAAAAGGAAAGGTCATGGTCTCAGGAAACGGCCATTACCGGCCTGACCCTTATGGCCTGGCCGGTAAGGTAGGAACCATGTTTCAAAATCCGGACCTTTTGCTGTTTTCTTCAACTGTCCGGCAGGAAGTGGAATTCGGGCCGAAGGCCCTCTCTTTCCCGCCAGAGCTTATGAACCAGGTTGTCTCAGATATCCTGAAGTCCCTCAATATCACGCATCTTGTCGAAGATATTCCCCAGGGTTTGAGCAAAGGCCAGAGGTTGAGAGTCGCTGCGGCATCTATTCTTTCCCTGCGTCCTGAACTGGTGCTGCTCGATGAACCCACCTGTGGACAGGACAGGGTTCATATTCAGGGTCTCATGGGTTACTTGAGGGAACTTGCGGACACAGGCATAAGTACGGTTTTTATTACTCACCACCTGGAAACAGCCGTGGAGTATGCAGATAGAATTCTGGTGATGAATGAAGGCAGGATATTGTCTGAGATCAGACCATCGGATGAATATAAAAAGTTACAAACAGGGATGTTCAATTGA
- a CDS encoding ATP-binding protein, with translation MGIDRTIYPFTAIVGQEKMKKALLLNAVNPKLGGVLIRGEKGTAKSTAVRALAQLLPEIEVVADCPCGCPPNYKPDMCPVCLERFNTGEKLPVTKRRARVIDLPVSATEDRVVGTLDLEQAIKKGEKKFEPGILAEANRGILYVDEVNLLDDHIVDVLLDSAAMGVNTIEREGVSYSHPARFILVGTMNPEEGELRPQLLDRFGLCVNIEGILEPEARVEVIKRRVLYEDDPASFAKVWEPKQQALRDQIRKAEDILDQVQVPEETLLLIARIAIEMNVDGHRADIIMMKAAKTLAALGGRCEVNKTDIQEAADLSLQHRMRRKPFQKIGMEEEKLSQMFLTGKREAN, from the coding sequence ATGGGAATCGACCGCACTATTTATCCGTTTACTGCCATTGTAGGACAAGAAAAAATGAAAAAAGCCCTGCTGCTGAATGCCGTTAATCCCAAACTGGGAGGTGTTCTGATCAGGGGTGAGAAGGGAACAGCCAAATCTACCGCTGTGCGTGCCCTGGCACAACTTCTTCCTGAGATAGAGGTAGTTGCAGACTGCCCTTGCGGCTGTCCGCCGAATTATAAGCCCGACATGTGCCCGGTTTGTCTTGAGCGATTCAATACAGGTGAAAAACTACCCGTAACCAAGCGCAGAGCGCGGGTGATCGATCTTCCGGTCAGCGCCACCGAAGATCGGGTAGTAGGAACCCTGGATCTTGAGCAAGCCATCAAGAAGGGAGAGAAAAAATTTGAGCCGGGTATCCTGGCCGAAGCCAACCGGGGCATTTTGTATGTTGATGAAGTAAATCTTTTGGACGACCACATTGTGGATGTACTGCTCGATTCTGCGGCCATGGGGGTAAATACCATTGAGCGGGAGGGAGTATCATATTCCCATCCTGCCCGCTTTATCCTGGTAGGTACTATGAACCCGGAAGAGGGGGAACTGCGGCCCCAACTCCTTGATAGATTCGGGTTATGTGTGAATATTGAGGGAATCTTAGAGCCTGAAGCCCGGGTTGAGGTCATTAAGCGAAGGGTCCTCTACGAAGACGATCCCGCTTCCTTTGCCAAGGTCTGGGAGCCAAAGCAGCAGGCTTTACGGGATCAGATTCGGAAGGCGGAGGATATATTGGATCAGGTTCAGGTACCGGAAGAGACACTCCTACTCATTGCCAGAATTGCCATCGAGATGAACGTAGATGGGCACCGGGCAGATATTATCATGATGAAGGCCGCCAAAACCCTGGCTGCTCTCGGCGGCCGCTGTGAAGTAAACAAAACGGATATTCAGGAAGCTGCGGATCTTTCCCTTCAGCATCGCATGAGGCGAAAGCCTTTTCAAAAGATCGGTATGGAAGAGGAAAAATTGAGCCAAATGTTTTTAACCGGAAAAAGGGAGGCAAATTAA
- a CDS encoding TonB-dependent receptor, producing MQKKKSLDRGKSMKTVGTVFLAMYLLLSSRMGLTEEKESVSREEESSADKMVITREDIEKLNVHGIIELLNQLPGVSATDSGISFRGASATGILVLLNGRPLNNPADAHRGVDWNIVSLHEIDRIEVNKGVGSVVYGDNISGGTISITTRKVSDGGGGSIEAAFGSFNSQLYDLNLRRKIGSLGMGLSTGLEESDGFRQNDHSSSKRIGTRISHDIDREKIMSLSFDYSKQDDESPGKSYAPTPRAESHDETLGSTLLLPIGRVKSATTYSSFEKNFQDPDKHLKTNLQSWVANEELTTALSPKPVGMINLGACFETAHAEGTSVASRKERKYALYTVKEVRFESVPLKADLGLRWSGYSEFPSAVYPQLQLKYEHPAVAVWLSVNRSNNTPSFYQRYYESTFSKPNPDLGMEKALNYSLGFSSQIIDALEGNLSFFWNTIDDRITYIKRSDGFGTYVNLGSVTQKGIEAASTGNFHRFLQVKCSYTFVLAEDDETGKQLTYTAKHKGNFDLYLKPLDRLSLGLTSRYTSKKFTKADNSEYVGSYFVVDAKADCAFEKVNLFLKLTNILDRDYEIGDGYPGEPLACTAGIKYGF from the coding sequence ATGCAAAAGAAAAAGAGCCTGGACAGGGGAAAATCGATGAAAACCGTGGGAACCGTTTTCCTTGCCATGTATCTGCTCCTGTCTTCCCGGATGGGTTTGACGGAAGAAAAAGAGAGTGTTTCTCGTGAAGAGGAATCGAGTGCAGATAAGATGGTGATTACCCGCGAGGATATCGAAAAACTCAATGTACACGGCATAATAGAGCTCTTAAATCAATTACCGGGAGTAAGTGCCACTGATTCGGGCATTAGCTTCAGAGGGGCAAGCGCAACAGGGATTCTGGTACTCTTAAACGGGCGGCCCCTTAACAATCCGGCAGACGCTCATAGAGGAGTTGACTGGAATATTGTCTCCCTGCACGAGATCGACCGGATAGAGGTTAATAAGGGTGTGGGCTCCGTCGTTTATGGTGACAACATCAGCGGTGGTACTATCAGCATTACCACGAGGAAGGTATCCGATGGTGGTGGCGGCTCTATTGAGGCAGCTTTCGGCAGTTTTAACAGCCAGCTCTATGACCTTAACCTTCGTCGAAAGATCGGGTCCCTCGGTATGGGGCTTTCAACAGGGCTGGAAGAATCCGATGGTTTCCGGCAGAATGACCACAGTTCCTCCAAACGGATCGGAACACGAATAAGCCACGATATCGACAGGGAAAAAATAATGAGTCTGTCTTTCGATTACAGCAAACAAGATGACGAATCACCCGGCAAATCCTATGCTCCTACTCCAAGGGCCGAATCTCATGATGAAACCCTTGGATCAACTCTTCTCCTGCCAATAGGAAGAGTTAAAAGTGCCACTACTTATAGCAGTTTTGAAAAAAATTTCCAGGATCCGGATAAGCACCTGAAAACCAATCTGCAAAGCTGGGTTGCGAATGAAGAGCTGACGACGGCTCTTTCTCCAAAACCAGTGGGAATGATTAATCTTGGGGCCTGCTTTGAGACAGCCCATGCAGAAGGGACTTCGGTTGCGTCCAGGAAAGAGCGAAAATATGCGCTCTATACCGTCAAGGAGGTTCGATTTGAGAGCGTGCCGCTGAAAGCCGATCTTGGGCTGCGCTGGAGCGGCTACTCGGAATTTCCTTCTGCCGTCTATCCACAGCTACAACTTAAGTATGAGCATCCTGCGGTTGCAGTCTGGCTTTCGGTAAACAGATCGAATAACACACCGAGCTTTTACCAAAGGTATTATGAGAGCACTTTCAGTAAGCCGAACCCGGATCTCGGGATGGAAAAGGCTTTGAATTACAGCCTTGGTTTTTCCTCTCAGATAATAGATGCCCTGGAGGGAAATCTTTCCTTTTTTTGGAATACCATAGATGACCGCATCACTTATATTAAGAGGAGTGATGGCTTTGGCACCTACGTGAATTTGGGTTCGGTCACCCAGAAGGGAATCGAAGCGGCATCTACCGGGAATTTTCACCGATTTCTCCAGGTAAAATGCTCCTATACCTTTGTATTGGCCGAAGATGATGAAACCGGCAAACAGCTCACCTATACCGCCAAGCATAAGGGGAATTTTGATCTTTACCTGAAGCCGCTTGACAGATTGTCGCTCGGCTTGACTTCGCGGTATACCTCAAAAAAGTTCACCAAAGCTGATAACTCGGAATATGTCGGCAGTTATTTTGTGGTCGATGCTAAAGCGGACTGTGCTTTTGAAAAGGTAAATCTCTTTCTCAAGCTGACCAATATCCTGGATAGAGATTATGAGATAGGAGACGGCTATCCGGGAGAACCGCTTGCCTGCACGGCAGGAATAAAATATGGATTTTAA
- a CDS encoding ATP-binding cassette domain-containing protein, producing MNKQEKSSMIVLKEITKKFDRLTAVDNLHLEIGQGELFGLLGPNGAGKTTTIGMLTTLIKPTTGKIYINGYDLATDALAVKREIGVAPQHLNLNKDLTAYHNLYFNGRLYKMPHREIKRRAAELLEYVGLTEKADILVEKFSGGMKRRLLIARALMHRPSILFLDEPTVGLDPQTRRKIWDLVKKMHKDGVTILLTTHYIEEAEMLCEKVGIIDRGHLIELATPDQIKKKVGEYTLEYFDGEQKTIRKFFPTRALAIEDAKQLSRNFEIRQSNLEDVFIELTGHRIRE from the coding sequence ATGAATAAACAGGAAAAGAGCAGCATGATCGTGCTCAAGGAAATCACCAAAAAATTTGACCGTCTCACCGCAGTAGACAACCTGCACCTTGAGATCGGCCAGGGAGAGCTGTTTGGGCTGCTGGGGCCAAATGGTGCAGGGAAAACCACCACCATCGGCATGTTGACTACTCTGATCAAGCCTACAACCGGCAAGATTTATATCAACGGCTATGACCTCGCCACAGATGCTCTGGCGGTCAAAAGGGAAATCGGCGTCGCTCCACAGCACCTGAATCTGAACAAGGACCTGACCGCTTATCATAACCTCTACTTCAATGGTCGATTGTACAAGATGCCCCACCGTGAAATTAAGCGCAGGGCCGCGGAATTGTTGGAATATGTAGGGCTTACAGAAAAAGCGGACATTCTGGTGGAAAAATTTTCCGGCGGAATGAAAAGGCGCCTCCTTATCGCCCGTGCACTCATGCACCGGCCCAGTATTCTCTTCCTCGATGAGCCTACCGTAGGGCTCGATCCCCAGACTCGACGCAAGATATGGGATCTTGTCAAAAAGATGCACAAAGACGGGGTAACTATTCTTTTGACTACCCACTACATTGAAGAAGCGGAAATGCTGTGTGAGAAGGTCGGTATTATTGATCGTGGCCATCTGATCGAACTCGCCACTCCGGATCAGATTAAAAAAAAGGTAGGGGAGTACACTCTCGAATATTTCGATGGAGAACAAAAGACCATACGAAAATTTTTCCCTACCAGAGCCTTAGCCATTGAGGATGCCAAACAGTTGAGCCGTAATTTTGAGATCAGGCAATCCAATCTGGAAGATGTTTTCATCGAGCTGACCGGCCACAGGATCAGAGAATAG
- a CDS encoding TonB-dependent receptor gives MRKKKNVVFILAIMGFLLLVPTLSGANQEQDQKSPAEKGAAESSARKIKLEDVVISATRTEKIVQDVPVNASVVTREEIQEQNIKTIDEAINYLEGIYDKRAKGFMDSTQKVCIRGLPGSKRVLVLLDNQPLNIGYTGDVDWSLIPIDSVERIEVIRGPSSALHGGNAMGGVINIITHKPKKLEAWAEYGYGTYNTNIGKIRFGNEWANRFSLFATYEKRKTDGYRTTPVTKTSPATKKPSSTFTIIPVTGVRTSQDEKGAPAYIIGDVGENGWDEDNLHLKFGFRPNDLANLTLGYTYNQSEYSYEDWRLYLRNSSGAPIPLSDPNTYIEFVDTTDGKTKYLKSITEYNFLKGPGVTKHNVFTLNYDHQILDNLQLSLRGGLTDQFENWYITPQSGATKGGGSGQISDTPSTTTTAEVQGDWTGFTNHVLTAGLSNRMEEAENAEYHLTDWRDEGSKDRKTYFAEGKVDSWAIYLQEEWDPIDKISLFAGGRWDNWKARDGRSGQEDPNTHLMNTTSFKERSDNYFSPKLSFLFKPDTQTGIRGSWGKAFRGPNVYELYRKWISSTGTEYRPNPDLDPETTSSWEIGLDQYLTQNSFFRFTYFYNDIEDLIYRATPDPQNSSIKIWQNAGNAVSKGVEFSLNHRIGNDWDYLFNYTYTDATIKKNKALPAIEGKRITGIPENMFNTGLTYHHNKFGGSILGRYVGKTYGSDDNSDTNVGYYKCYDPYFIVNLNLSYKVCKYTDLTLAVDNLFDEEYYQYYQSPGITYTAKLKVGI, from the coding sequence ATGAGAAAGAAAAAAAATGTGGTTTTTATCTTAGCTATCATGGGATTTTTACTGCTTGTTCCCACGCTGTCGGGTGCAAACCAGGAGCAAGATCAAAAGTCACCTGCGGAAAAAGGAGCAGCCGAATCCTCGGCGCGTAAGATAAAATTGGAAGATGTGGTAATTTCGGCTACCAGGACAGAAAAAATTGTACAGGATGTGCCGGTAAATGCATCGGTTGTCACCAGAGAGGAAATTCAAGAACAAAACATTAAGACCATTGACGAGGCCATAAATTACCTTGAAGGAATTTATGACAAGCGGGCTAAGGGATTCATGGACTCAACCCAAAAGGTCTGCATCCGTGGATTGCCCGGCTCTAAGCGGGTGTTGGTCCTTCTCGATAATCAGCCGCTCAACATCGGTTATACGGGAGATGTAGATTGGAGCCTTATCCCCATAGATTCGGTGGAGAGAATCGAGGTCATTCGCGGGCCTTCCTCAGCTCTGCATGGGGGGAATGCCATGGGCGGGGTTATTAATATCATTACCCATAAGCCGAAGAAGCTGGAGGCATGGGCTGAATATGGATATGGGACCTATAATACCAATATTGGGAAAATACGCTTTGGTAATGAATGGGCCAATCGCTTTTCTCTCTTTGCCACCTACGAAAAACGAAAAACGGATGGCTATCGCACAACGCCGGTCACGAAAACCTCCCCCGCCACCAAGAAGCCGAGCAGTACATTCACAATCATTCCAGTAACTGGTGTCCGAACAAGCCAGGACGAGAAGGGTGCCCCTGCGTATATTATTGGTGATGTTGGCGAGAACGGCTGGGATGAAGACAATTTGCACCTTAAATTTGGTTTCAGGCCGAATGACCTGGCGAATTTGACTCTTGGCTACACCTACAATCAAAGTGAATACTCTTATGAAGATTGGCGATTATATCTTCGCAATTCCAGTGGGGCTCCGATACCATTATCTGATCCAAATACATACATCGAATTTGTGGACACCACTGATGGGAAAACCAAATACCTGAAGTCCATCACGGAATATAACTTTCTCAAAGGTCCGGGGGTGACCAAGCATAATGTATTTACGCTTAACTATGACCATCAAATCTTGGATAACCTTCAGTTAAGCTTACGGGGAGGTCTGACCGATCAGTTCGAAAACTGGTACATTACACCCCAAAGCGGAGCAACCAAAGGCGGAGGCTCCGGTCAAATCTCCGATACACCCAGCACTACCACCACAGCCGAGGTGCAGGGAGACTGGACAGGTTTTACAAACCATGTCTTGACTGCAGGCCTATCAAATCGTATGGAAGAGGCGGAAAATGCCGAGTATCATCTGACTGATTGGCGGGATGAAGGCAGCAAGGATCGGAAGACTTATTTTGCCGAAGGAAAGGTGGATTCATGGGCGATATACCTTCAGGAGGAGTGGGATCCTATTGATAAAATTTCGCTCTTTGCGGGAGGCAGATGGGACAACTGGAAGGCCAGAGATGGCCGCAGCGGCCAAGAAGACCCCAATACCCATCTTATGAATACCACCTCGTTCAAGGAGAGAAGCGATAATTACTTCAGCCCCAAGCTCTCCTTCCTCTTTAAACCAGACACCCAGACCGGAATTCGAGGCTCCTGGGGCAAGGCATTTCGCGGACCCAATGTCTATGAATTATACCGCAAATGGATTTCCAGTACGGGGACCGAATATAGGCCCAATCCTGATCTTGATCCTGAAACTACCTCTTCATGGGAAATCGGCCTTGATCAATACTTAACTCAAAACAGCTTCTTCCGCTTTACGTATTTCTATAACGACATTGAAGACCTCATCTATCGGGCCACACCCGATCCCCAAAATAGCAGTATCAAAATTTGGCAGAATGCGGGTAATGCCGTAAGCAAGGGAGTGGAGTTTTCCCTGAATCATAGGATCGGCAATGATTGGGATTACCTTTTCAACTATACCTACACGGATGCCACGATCAAAAAGAATAAAGCCCTCCCTGCAATTGAGGGCAAACGAATTACCGGCATTCCGGAAAACATGTTTAATACTGGCTTGACTTATCATCATAACAAGTTCGGGGGATCGATTCTTGGACGCTATGTCGGTAAAACCTATGGCAGCGATGACAACTCGGATACTAATGTAGGGTACTATAAGTGCTATGATCCCTACTTCATAGTAAATCTTAATTTATCTTATAAGGTATGTAAATACACTGACTTGACCCTGGCCGTAGACAATCTCTTTGATGAAGAATACTACCAGTACTATCAATCACCGGGAATAACCTACACCGCTAAACTCAAGGTGGGAATTTAA